The Fusobacterium polymorphum genome segment TTTAGCCGTCACTTCTTCTGTTGGTACCGTCATTTTTTTCTTCCCAACTGAAAGCACTTTACATTCCGAAAAACTTCATCGTGCACACAGAATTGCTGGATCAGACTCTTGGTCCATTGTCCAATATTCCCCACTGCTGCCTCCCGTAGGAGTAAGGGCCGTGTCTCAGTCCCCTTGTGGCCGATCACCCTCTCAGGCCGGCTACCCATCATCGCCTTGGTGAGCCGTTACCTCTCCAACTAGCTAATGGGACGCAAAGCTCTCTCACAGCGTATATAGCTTTCATAATCCTAGGATGCCCTAAAATCATAATATTAGGTATTAGCATTCGTTTCCAAATGTTGTCCCTATCTGTGAGGTAAGTTCTTTACGCGTTACTCACCCGTCCGCCACCCAAACCGAAGTTCAAGTTGACTTGCATGTGTTAAGCATTCTGTCAGCGTTCATCCTGAGCCAGGATCAAACTCTTCGTTCAATCTTTTTAATAGCTCATTCTGCTATTTTTATTTAACACCAAATTTTATGGTTGCTTTTTGTCTTTTCTCTATTCTGTTGCTAATGTCCTTGTCACATTGACATCAATTATATTAACATTATTCCTAGATTTTGTCAACAGTATTTTTTTATTTTTTTTAAATTTTTTTATTATATTTTTATGAAATTTATTTTTACCTTTATTCCCAATAAAAAAATCTAGCTTTAATAGCCAGATTTTCTTATCTAATCAATTTATTATTTTGCAAATAAAGCTTTTACTTCATGTTTTTGAATTAAACCTATTGATTTATCAATAATTTCTCCGTTTCTAAAAACTAATAAAGTAGGTACACTCATAATTTTATATTGTGCTGCTAATTCTTCTTGTTCATCTATATCTACTTTTACTATTTTTTTATTTGGATCTTCTTCAACAACTTCATCTAATATAGGTACTAAACTTTTACAAGGTCCACACCAGTTTGCTCCAAAGTCAACTACTACAACTCCATTTGCTTTTAATACTTCTGCTTCAAAATTTTCTTTTGTTCCTTTTACAATTGCCATTTTATATCCTCCTAAAATTTATTTTTTATATATTATCATTTATGTATACATTATAAAATATATATTTTTATTTTTCAGTGATATAGTCACAAAATGAAAACTACTGAAATTTTATTTTCAATAGTTTTTAGTATTTATTATTCACCAAAATAAATTTTTAAAAGTAATCTTATATATTCTTCATCACTTAATTTATTTGGATTGTATATAGTACATATATCTTTCTTTATATCTGATAACATATTTGGAATTTCTCTTTTAAAAGTTTCAAAGTCTACCCCATAGTCTTTTAAACATTTTTCAATACCTAATTTTTCTTTTAGAATTCTTACAAAACTTAAAAGTGAAGATTTTCCTTCTTCAATAGTATCAGCTGGTAAACCTAATTCTTTTGAAACTTCATAGTATTTCTTATTTGCCTCAGTATTTACTTCAATTACATAAGGCATAATGATAGCATTAGCTCTTCCGTGTGCTATATGAAACTTTGCTCCAACAGTATGTGCAATACTGTGATTAATTCCAAGTGAAGAATTATCAAAAGCTATTCCTGCCATACAAGAAGCAAATTGAACATTTTCTTTTGGAGCTTCAATCTTTCTATCATTATAGTGTGTTACCAAGTTTTCAAAAATCAACTTAATTGACTTTATTGCAAGTGAACTTGCAAATGGATTAGCATTTGTTGAAACATAAGCTTCAAGTGCATGAGTTAAAACATCCATTCCTGTATCTGCAACAACTTTTGCAGGTAAAGCACCTAGAAATTTTGTACTCAATAATGCTACATCTGGTAACATTAAGTCATTTGCTAAGGCTATTTTATGTTCTCCCTTAGTTACAACACTATATGAAGTTACTTCTGAACCAGTTCCACTTGTTGTCGGAATTGCAATAAAAAATATTCTTTTGTTCACCTTTAATTTTTTATATAGCTCATAAGAAAAATATAATATTGCCTTACAAGCATCTATTGGAGAACCTCCACCTAATGCAATAATACATTGTGGCTCAAAATCAATGAAATCTTTTAAACCATTTTCTATTGTTGTCATACTTGGATTAGGCTCAACTTTATCAAAAATCTTTATTTCAGTTGTTGAAGATAAACTATTTGTAATAAAATCCGTTAATTTTAATTGCGTCATAACTTCATCAGTCACTATCATAACTTTCTTGTATTCCAATGTTTTCAAATAGTCTAAGGAATCTTCTCCAAATAATATTTTAGGTTGTAGTCTAAATTCTTTCATTTTTCCCCCTGAATTATACTAATTCTTTGGATCTAGTAAACCTGTTTTAAGATTTCTATATTGAATTAAAGCTCTCTTATCATTTACTAGATTATCTAACTTACCTTCTCTTTTCATTATTAATAATACTTCTGTATCTTTAAATTCTGTTAACATGCTTTCATCACCAACAGCATCTCCAGCAACAAGGATAGGTCCCCTACCATTGTATTTAGGTCTTATAAACTTATTTATAGTTTCAGCCTTTCCTTCTCTTTGAGTAAAAGGAATATCATAATTATATTCATCTAATAAGATATTGTCTGTTGTTGATTTTAATTTCATTGCATATATATTTTCTGCATCTAAATTATATCCATAAGATTTATCTGTGGCAAAAACTTCTATTAACTCTTGCATTGAGGCAGATATTACATAGACATCTATACCATTTCTTTTAAGTTCATGATATAAATTAGCCATTTCTGGTCTTATTCTTAGTCCATTATCATAAATTCCTCTAACTATTCCTGCTTCACCAGTTAAAACTCTACTTGATTCTACAATAATATCCCCTATTGCTTCTCCAAGTTTGGTATCATTTGACTCTTTTGCTAGGCTTTTTACTTCATCTTTTGTCATTCCACTCAATAAGTAAAACTCCCATAAACAAGCAAGTTCAGATGAAAAGTTTCCAGGTAAAGCATTGTGTAGACAGTGCATTTTTGCTCTAAAATCTTTAAATTCTTCTGTATTTCTAATTTCTTTTAAAGAAAGTTTTTTAGATAAAATATAGTTTTCATAAAGATAAATATAATCTTTATAAATATCATTTGCTAACTTTATTACATTTAATATTTCTCCATCTAAATTTTTATATCTCTCTTCAAAATCAGTTGTAGGAATATTTTTTCTAATAACTTCATTAAATTTTAGTGGATTTAATTTATATACTAAATTTTCAATTTGATATATAAATAAATTTAATTGAGTATCTCCTTGAATAGATGTATTGTCCCAATCAAAAACTGCATAGCTATTTGTATTTCTATACTTCTCTATTAATTTTTCCAATACTTCTCTATTCTTAGGATTCCATCTTCCTTCATCCAGTCTTACACAAGAACTTTCAATAGACATAATTATAATCACACCTTTTTATATTATAGTTCAGACCAGTTTGCAGGGTATACAAAATATAAGAATTTTGCATAGTTAGGTGCACTAAATTCTATTTTAGAGTTTTTAGGTATTAAGATAACATCTCCTGGTTCTCCAACTACCTTTCTTCCATCTATTAGAATCTCTAGTCTTCCCTCGATTATATAGTCTATCTCATCATAAGTCAATGTCCAAGGAAATGTAGTTTCTTTCATTTCCATTAAACCTGCTCCTAATCTAGGGCTTTCTTGTAAAGTGAACAAATCAGTTGTTGTAACTTGATCCTTTGGATTTCCTGTATCCATTTTCACTCTCTTTCTCATTTGGTTTAATTTAACTACTCCAACACCACTTTTATCCATTTGTTTATATTCAGATTCAGCTTGTTCAGTCTTTCCTAATTCTTCTTTTATTACTTTTCTTATTAATTCTTCTAATAATTCCTTATTCATTTTCTACCTCTTATTTTGCCTTTTTAGTAGTAAATAATATTTTAGCTATTATTATTGCTAAAACTCCTCCTGCAAGTTTTCCAGCTATCATTGGTGCTATCATAGCTTTATCTACTCCACCTGTAAATCCTAAGTGGTCACCAAATACGAAAGCAGCACATACAGCAAAAGCCACATTCATTACTTTTCCGTTAGGGTCCATATCTTTCATCATACCAAACATTGGAATGTTATTAGCAAGTGATGCAACAAGTCCTGCTGCTCCTATTTCATTCATTCCTAATTTTTCTCCAATTTTTTCTAAAGGTTTTTTGAATACTTTTGTTATGAAATGTACTAATGGAAATGCTCCAGCAAGTACTATAGCTATTGACCAAATTATTCCCATACCTTCTCCAATAGGTGCCATCCCAGGAATAACAACAAATCCTGTTAAGTTTTCAATTATTGCTGCAGCTAGTCCTATTGTTATTACAACTACAACACCTGTTCCAAAATATGTAAATCCTGTTGTCATTTTTTCAGGTATTAACCATAATCCTATTATAATTAATACTGCAAATATTATAATTGGTACTAAATTTCTTAAAACAGTTATTACAGGGAAACCTGCAACTAATCCACCTACAAGACAACCAAAAGGTATTGCAACCATACCTGCAAGAACTCCTTTTGCTAAATATGGTCTATCTTCTTTTTCTATAATTCCTAAAGCAACTGGTATTGTGAAAACTACTGTTGCTCCCATCATTGAACCTAATATTAATCCTGCAAATTTTCCAACCATTGGATCTTGTGCAAGACTCATTGCAAGAGGATATCCTCCCATATCATTTGCTAGTAATGTAGTAGCAAACATTGCAGGGTCTGCCCCTAATGCTGCATATACAGGTCCAACTATTGGTCTTAAAATATTTGCTAAAACTGGTGCAAGAGAAACTATTCCAACCATAGATAAAGCCAAAGCTCCCATAGCCATAATTCCTTCTTCAAATTTTTCACCATAACCAAATTTATTTCCTATACATTTGTCTAAGGCACCAACTGCCATAAAAAATACCATTATATAAATAATAATCTCATTTATTCCCATTATTTTAGTACCTCTCTTATAATTTTTATAACTTGCATTATTTTTGTTTCATCTTGTATTCCATAATCATTTTTTAGAATTTTAACAATCATTCTTGCTACTTCTGTAAAATCATCTTCTTTTGAACTTGTGTTATTTACTTCTTCTTTTAAAGTAACACAATCTTCAACAGAAGGTTTTACTGAACAAGTTTCTTCTCCATAGATAACTTGAATATTATGTTCTCTTATATAATCTTGTAAAGAAGATGATAAGATTGCTTTTTCATCTAAATAGATTTTTCCATTACTAATTTGTTCTTCTACATCTTTTAAAGTTATAAATCTCTTTGACATACACTCACCTTATTATTCTTCATCCATTCCATCTATTATTCCAATGATAGCAGCATCAACAGGTATATCTCTCATATTAAGTGCATTTCTTGCTGAACTTCCAGTAGAAATTATCACTTTTTCTCCTATTCCTGCTCCAACTGAATCAAAGGCTACCATTCTTTTATTATCTTCAGTTTTTACAATTAAAAATTTTAATCCATCTAAGCCATCATATTTCTTTGTTGCCCAAACATTCCCAATAACTTCACCTATAAGCATATTATCTCCTCTTTATGATTTCAATATTCTTTTCTTTTGCATATTCCTCTGCTGAACTTGTAACTATTGAATTTTCAACTATTATTCTTTTCATACCCTTAGCTTCCAATTCTTTTAGTTTATTTAAGTCCAATAATTTTTTACCATATACTTCTTCTTTTTGTGTTAAAGAATTTATGTAGAAATCTTTGTTTTCAACTTTTATTCCATAACTTTTTATTCTTTCTAAATATTCTTCATATTTTTTTTGAACTGCAAGAGGAATATTTTCATATTTTGAGTATTCTATTCCTTCTTTTATAATTACTATCTCTTTATTTTCTAAAAGAAATTTTATAATTTTTTCTTCATACTCATTTTCATAGATTGCATTAGAGATATTGTATAAATTTTTTAAACTTAGCTGTGAAACAATAAGTGTTTTTGCATTTTCTGAAAAATTAAATTTTTGACTTAGCTGTTCTTTTATTTCATGATCATCTCCAAGGAAATATAATTCTTTTTTAATTTCTATTCCTTGGTCTGTTAAATACCTACTTAATTCTTTTTTTACTAATTCAATTATATAGTTTTCATCTAAGTTGTTCATCATTACCTCATTCAAAATAGTTCATTGCTAGCTAAATTTCTTAACGATGAAAAATTAACATTCGCTGCAAATTCGCTAAACTCACTTCGTTCAGACATAGCGAGATTTGCTCGGCTCATTTGCTTTAATTTTTCATCTAAAATTTAGAATGCAATTCACTTATTTTTTTATTCATATTATCAAAGTTGAATGTAATAATTTTTATCTATATTCTCCATTATCAACTTTTAGAATGATTATATAGATAACATCACTTAAAATATTGAATGCCTCTAACAAATCTTTTCTACTAACCTTATAATCTTCAACAAAATAATCAATAGCTTGAATTTCTAGCTCTCTTGCTAAAAATCTAAGCCTATTTAATTTATGAATAGTTAAGTCACTACTTAATGATATTTCTAATAGATGTCCCTTTTTAAAATATTCCTTAGGATTCTCTATTATCTCTTTAATATCTTTTATAGATTTTGAATCAAAGAAAGTTTGATTTTCTAAAATCTTATCTAATTTTTCAGCAACCATTATATTTTGTACAAATTTTATAACAGTTTCAATATCTCTTATAAGTTTGTCATTATTGGAAGTTAGTTCTACTTCTTTTCCAGTCAACAGTACTTCTGCTAAAAATGTCTCTATTTTTCCTCTTAAAGCAATAAGTTTGCTATTCTTAGAGATTAGAACATTTCCATTAACTACTGTCATATGCTCTGGTTTTTCAAAATAGCACTCACCATTTTTTCCAACATATTTAGGTTTTTCATAAAAGATTTTTTCTTCTGTTTCAACATTATCTTCTTCATTTTTAGTTGAAACAAGAGGTTTTTCACCTTTTATTACTAATTCTATTCCTTTTTCATTTAAAAATTGCTTAGCTGATGGTGTTAAAAGAGTTCCCTTTTCAATTTCAAAAACATCAAAAGGTTCTTTTCTATATTTAATTTTTAAAATATCTTCTGATAGAACCATTACTCTTCCTCCATCTTACCTTACTTTTATTAGTAAAAAGCTTATAAAAATAAGTGAGTTACGATTGTAGATTTTAGAAAAAAATCAAACAGAGTGAGCCGAGCAAATGCTGGCGTGTTTGAAGTCAACTTGTTGACAAGTTTGCCAGATTTGCAGCGAACTCTTGATTTTTATCGTTAAGAAATCTACTCAGTAACGAACTATTTTTAAGTTTTATCTTCTGTATTCTGCTATAATTCTTCTAATCATTTCTTCTACTTCAGAATTTGTTACATCTGAGTTAGAATTAGAGCTTGTATTTGTATCTTTTTTGAAGTCTGATAATTCTCTAACTCCAGTTGCTACTCTTCTAATATTTATTAAATTCATAGGAGTGATGTTATCAGAAGTTGAACTTCCTCCAACTGCTCCACAACCTAATGTAAATGCTGGTGCTAGATTAGTTGTTGCTCCAACTCCTCCAAGTGAACCTCCTACATTTACTAACATTCTTGATACAGGTTTTCTTAAAGCAAATTCTCTTATAATATCTTTATTTTCAGAGTGGATTATTAGAGTATGCCCTTCTCCTTCATTTTCAAGTAATTCTATTGCTCTTTCACAAGCCTTTTCTGCGTTTTCTTCAACATAAAAAGCTAGGATTGTTGTCAATTTTTCTCTTGAATATGGATTTGATTTAGAAACTGTATTTTGTTCTGATAACAATACCTTTACATTTGATGGTATATTTAAACCTGCTAATTTAGCCAAAGTTTGTGCATCTTTACCAACTATTTGAGGATTCATAGTTCCATTTGGTCTTAAAATAAATCTACCAAGTTTTTCACTTTCTTCTTTTGATAAGAAGAATCCTCCTTGTCTTCTAAATTCATCCATTACTGCTTCCTTATTACAAGGTTCAACTATTACTGATTGTTCTGAAGCACAAATTACACCATTGTCAAAAGTCTTACTTTCAATTATTTTTCTTACTGCTTCTTTTACATTTGCACTTTTTTCTATATAAGCAGGTCCGTTTCCTGGTCCAACTCCAATAGCTGGTCTACCAGAACTATATGCTGCTCTTACCATTGCTTCTCCACCAGTTGCAAGAATTATTGAAGTATCTTTAGATCTCATTAATTCATTTGTTCCTTCTATTGTAGGTATTTCAATAACACCTATCAATCCTTCTGGTGCTCCTGCTGCAACAGCTGCTTTTTGCATTAATTTAACTGTATCTATAACACAGTTTTTTGCATTTGGGTGAGGACTTACTATAACAGCATTTCCAGCTTTTAACGAAATTAAAGTTTTATAAATTGCTGTTGAAGTTGGGTTTGTAGATGGTGTTAATGCTGCTACAATCCCCATAGGTACTCCCACTTCTGTTATAGTATCTGTTTCATTTAAGATACCAACAGTTTTCATATCTTTTATATAATTATAAACAAATTCGTTTGCAAATTTATTTTTTATTACTTTATCTTCCCATTTACCAAATCCTGTTTCTTCATTGGCTTTTTTTGCTAGGTCTACATAGTGATTTTTCATTTCTTGAACTATTGCATAAACCACTCTATCTATTTGTTCTTGTGTAAAAGTTGAATAAAGTTTTTGTGCTATCTTAGCTGACTTTACTAAATCTCTTACTTGTTGGATTGATAATAAATCTCTATCCATTCTAATCCTCCATTCTACCTCTCTACCACTTTAAATGTTACACTTATTTTGAATAATAAATCTAATCTTATTCAAAATAAGGGTGACATATTGTCACCCTATGAAATTTTAGTTGTTACTTTTTGGTAATATTAATTCCACTTCTGAGTGAGGTCTTGGTATTACATGTACAGATATTAATTCTCCAACTCTGTCAGCTGCAGCTGCTCCTGCATCTGTTGCAGCTTTAACTGCTCCAACATCTCCTCTTACCATAACAGTTACTAATCCTCCACCTACAAGTTCTTTACCTACAAGTGTTACGTTTGCTGCTTTTACCATAGCATCTGCTGCTTCTACTGCTGCTACTAATCCTTTAGTTTCTATCATTCCTAATGCGTTTAATGTTGACATAATATTCATCTCTCCTTTTTACTTTTAAAAATTTTTATTTTTTATTTTTTGTTTTTTTATTTTTACTAACTTTTAAGATTTCATTGATTTCTTCAATTTCTTCTTCTATATGTTTTAATTCACTATTTTCTAAAGATTCTTCTTCTACATCTCTAGTTTCTACTTTTGTTTCTTCCACTTTTTCTTCAATTACTACTTCTTTAGAAGTTTCATTTTTTCTTTTAATAATTTTTTCAACAGAATCATCAGGTCTAGGTATTACATGGCTACCTACATAGATACCCATATCTTTTATAGCTGTTACTGCTGCTTCTACTGATGCTTTAACAGCTGCTACATCTCCTTCAAATTCAATACATACAAGTCCACCTTTTGTATGCTCTCTATTTATAAGTTCGACTTGTGCAGTTTTTAAAGCTATATCAGCTGCTACAATAGCACCAACTAGTCCCTTTGTTTCTATTAGTCCAAGTGCTTTCATAATTTACTCCTTAGATTTTTTTAGGATTTTGTGCCACAAACTTAACTGCTTCTGCAAAAGCATCACAAGCAGACTTACAAGCTGATTGACTTCCTGTTAGTAATCCTCCACCAAAGTTTGTTTCAGAAGGTGGTCCAAAGAAAGCTGCAAGTGTTACATCAGCTGCTTTTAATGCTGCATCTAGTGCATACATTGCTTCTAAAGGTGGTGCAATTAGGTAAGCTAATGCTTCTCCTTCTTCTATTCCTGCTGTTTTAGATAAGTAACTTCCTGTTCTTGATACACAATGTGCATAGTAAGGAACAGTATCATCTTCATTTGCACTGTAGAAACATGCTCCATTTTCAATAAAATCAACTGCTGCATTTAATCCACTTTTTACTTCTGCTGGATTTGGTCCTGCCATTATTCCTATTACTTCTCCTGCTAATTTTGTATTAGCATTAGCTGCTCCTCCATAGAATGATTTAGCATATACAATTACTACTTCTGCCATTTTTGTTGCTTCATCTAATGCTGTATAAGTAACATCATCACTGTCAGCAGTAATAATTCCAATACTTCTATATCCATTTGGAAGATTTAATTCTTCTGCCATTTTAGCATCTACATTTGGTATTAACTTTACAGATAATACACTGGCTCTTAAAGGATCGTTTATCATTTTAACCTCCAATATTAAATGTAAAAATTTCTCATTGCTAGTCAGATTTCTTAACGAATAAAAATTAAGAATTCGCTGCAAATTCAACAAACTTGTCAACAAATTGACTTCAAACATGTTGAGATTTGCTCGGCTCATTCCATTTAATTTTTATTCTAAAATCTGGAATGCAATTCGCCTATTTTTACTATATGATATATTTATTATAATTTTAAATCTTGTCCACTTGCTTTTGCATCTAAAACTTTTTTAATAATATGAGCTATATGTGCTCCAGCTTCTGCTGCTGGTGTACCTTTTATATGAATATTAGATACAACTGTTCTCTTAGCTTCTGGAATACCTACATATCCTTTATACATAATATACGCACTCATACTTTCAGCTGTTGCAAGCCCTGGTCTTTCACCAATTAATACACAAGTAACTTCTGCTCCTAAAACTTCTGAAACATCATCAGCTAGTCCAACTCTTGCAAATTTCGCAAAAAATGGAGTTCCTACTGAAATTCCATAAGATTTTAGCCCATTTAAAAGGGCTGGTAAACAGTCTTCAATATTTGCTTCAATCGCAGTTGAACTTAATCCATCTGCAACAAATACTTGAACTGTTGGGTTTTGTACACATTTTTCTTTTAAGATTTTAACTGATTCTTCATCAAGTCTTCTACCTAAATCAGGTCTTGTGATATATTGATCTTTATCTTCACATCTTGATTTAACTGTAAATAGATTATTTGCCTTTAAGAAATCTTCATTTACACTACTTAAAACAGCATCTTGTGCAGCAGCATGGTCTGCTCTTAATCTTAACATTGTATGTGTTGTATATCTTGAACCCGCTCTTGATATTCCTAATCTTGCAGGAGTTTTTCTTTTATATTTTAAAAACTCTTCTTTGTTAGCAGGATTTTTTAATTCAATAATTTCTCTTAAATCCTCTTTTGTGATGTCATCTATAATTCCATCTTCTATATAGCTTTCAGAAGGTTTTTTTGTTTCTGTTACTGCTTGTCCTTCAGATTTTCCTTCAACAGCCATTTCTTTTAATACTTTTCCTATAATTTCTTTTAACTCTAATTCAGAAACCATTTCTATCCTCCTTATTTAAGAAATACTGAAGGATCTCCAGCCTTCTCTGTTAATTTTCCATCTTCTGTCATAAATCCATATTTTACTAGCCATTCTTTAAATTCTTTAATTGGATGTTTTCCAAATAATTCTCTTAAACTTTGGTTATCATGGAATCCTGTTGTTTGGTAGTTAAGCATTATATCATCACCAGCTGGTATTCCCATAAAATAGTTACATCCAGCAGCTGTTAATAATGTAGCAAGAACTTCAACATCACTTTGGTCAGCTTTCATGTGGTTTGTATAACATACATCAACACCCATTGGTAATCCATGTAATTTACCCATAAAGTGATCTTCTAAACCTGCTCTTATAACTTGTTTACTATCATATAGATATTCTGGTCCTATAAATCCAACAACTGTATTTACTAGGAATGGTTGGAATCTCTTTGCAAATCCATAACATCTAGCTTCCATAGTTACTTGGTCTGCTCCATTATGTGCATCTGATGATAATTCTGAACCTTGTCCTGTTTCAAAGTACATTACATTTGGTCCTGCTGCTGTACCTTTCTTTAACCCTAACTGTCTAGCTTCTTCTATCATAGTTCCATTTATTCCAAATGCTTCATTTCCTTTTTCAGAACCAGCTATACTTTGGAATATTAAATCTACTTTTGCTCCTCTTTTAATAGCTTCCATTTGTGTAGTAACATGGGCTAATACACAAGTTTGAGTAGGAATATCATAATCAGTTTTAACTTTATGTAATCTTTCCATAACTGCCATAACACTGTCAACACTATCATCAACTGGATTTAATCCTAAAACAGCATCTCCCATTCCATAAGTTAATCCTTCAAGAGTAGAAATCATTATTCCATCAGGGTCATCTGTTGTATGGTTTGGTTGTAATCTTACTGCAAGAGTATCATATCCACCTATTGTTGTATTACAATGTGCACGAACTTCAATCTTTTTAGCTGCCACTATCAAATCCATATTAGACATAAGTTTTGTTACTGCTGCTATCATTTCAGATGTAAGCCCTCTTCTAATCCAATTAATTTTTTCAGGAGTAGCTTCATCACTTAAAAGCCATTCTCTTAAATCAGAAACTGTCCAATCCTTTATTTCATCATAAATTTGAAGATTTAAGTCATCAATTATTATTCTTGTAACTTCATCTTCTTCATAAGGAACTGCTGGATTTTCTTTTAAATCCTTTAAGGTAATTTTTGATAAAACAACCTTAGCTGCTACTCTTTCTTTTGATGAGCTTGCTGCAATACCTGCAAGTGCATCTCCAGATTTTCTTTCATTAGCTTTTGCCATTACTTCTTTTAAAGAAGAAAAATTGTAAACATGGTCAAATAGCTTAACACTTAGTATCATACCTTCACCTCTTTTTATTTATCAACCTATCTATAATTTTTTAATACCAGAGTTTTTACAACCACTGGTAGCACACTACCCATACCCAAAGGTTTTCCAATATCAATATAGTCTCCATCATTAACTTTTATGCTATCAACACAGATTACTTGAACTTTTCCACCTGTATTTAACATCAAGCTTTGTCCTAAAACTTTTCCTATATCACTTTCAACAACTACAATAATTCTACTTACACTTTTAAAGACTTGTGAGATAGATTCAGCGATACCAACAATCTTTTTATACTTCATATTGTTTTCTCCAACTATACCTATTGCTACATCTTGTCTTCCTTCATTATTTCTAAACCAATCTAATCTTTGTTCCAATTTTTCTTTAAATTCAAATAGATTTTCTTCATCTTCCTTATTCATTTTTATAACAGGAATATTTTTTATTGGCAATATATCTTCATCTGTGTAAGTTATTGTACTTCCACTAATTTCAGTGGTATAATTTCCTGCTCCTACAACAGTAGCTCCTATAGTCTCCCCAACTTTTACATACTTTACACCTGCTGCATCAAAGACTTTTTTTATTTCTTTTCCTAAAACAATTCCAATGTCTCCGTATTTGAACTCATCTCCATTGTAATCATCATAGAT includes the following:
- the trxA gene encoding thioredoxin, whose translation is MAIVKGTKENFEAEVLKANGVVVVDFGANWCGPCKSLVPILDEVVEEDPNKKIVKVDIDEQEELAAQYKIMSVPTLLVFRNGEIIDKSIGLIQKHEVKALFAK
- a CDS encoding 1-propanol dehydrogenase PduQ: MKEFRLQPKILFGEDSLDYLKTLEYKKVMIVTDEVMTQLKLTDFITNSLSSTTEIKIFDKVEPNPSMTTIENGLKDFIDFEPQCIIALGGGSPIDACKAILYFSYELYKKLKVNKRIFFIAIPTTSGTGSEVTSYSVVTKGEHKIALANDLMLPDVALLSTKFLGALPAKVVADTGMDVLTHALEAYVSTNANPFASSLAIKSIKLIFENLVTHYNDRKIEAPKENVQFASCMAGIAFDNSSLGINHSIAHTVGAKFHIAHGRANAIIMPYVIEVNTEANKKYYEVSKELGLPADTIEEGKSSLLSFVRILKEKLGIEKCLKDYGVDFETFKREIPNMLSDIKKDICTIYNPNKLSDEEYIRLLLKIYFGE
- a CDS encoding haloacid dehalogenase-like hydrolase; its protein translation is MSIESSCVRLDEGRWNPKNREVLEKLIEKYRNTNSYAVFDWDNTSIQGDTQLNLFIYQIENLVYKLNPLKFNEVIRKNIPTTDFEERYKNLDGEILNVIKLANDIYKDYIYLYENYILSKKLSLKEIRNTEEFKDFRAKMHCLHNALPGNFSSELACLWEFYLLSGMTKDEVKSLAKESNDTKLGEAIGDIIVESSRVLTGEAGIVRGIYDNGLRIRPEMANLYHELKRNGIDVYVISASMQELIEVFATDKSYGYNLDAENIYAMKLKSTTDNILLDEYNYDIPFTQREGKAETINKFIRPKYNGRGPILVAGDAVGDESMLTEFKDTEVLLIMKREGKLDNLVNDKRALIQYRNLKTGLLDPKN
- a CDS encoding cupin domain-containing protein, which codes for MNKELLEELIRKVIKEELGKTEQAESEYKQMDKSGVGVVKLNQMRKRVKMDTGNPKDQVTTTDLFTLQESPRLGAGLMEMKETTFPWTLTYDEIDYIIEGRLEILIDGRKVVGEPGDVILIPKNSKIEFSAPNYAKFLYFVYPANWSEL
- the eutH gene encoding ethanolamine utilization protein EutH, whose amino-acid sequence is MGINEIIIYIMVFFMAVGALDKCIGNKFGYGEKFEEGIMAMGALALSMVGIVSLAPVLANILRPIVGPVYAALGADPAMFATTLLANDMGGYPLAMSLAQDPMVGKFAGLILGSMMGATVVFTIPVALGIIEKEDRPYLAKGVLAGMVAIPFGCLVGGLVAGFPVITVLRNLVPIIIFAVLIIIGLWLIPEKMTTGFTYFGTGVVVVITIGLAAAIIENLTGFVVIPGMAPIGEGMGIIWSIAIVLAGAFPLVHFITKVFKKPLEKIGEKLGMNEIGAAGLVASLANNIPMFGMMKDMDPNGKVMNVAFAVCAAFVFGDHLGFTGGVDKAMIAPMIAGKLAGGVLAIIIAKILFTTKKAK
- a CDS encoding EutN/CcmL family microcompartment protein, with amino-acid sequence MLIGEVIGNVWATKKYDGLDGLKFLIVKTEDNKRMVAFDSVGAGIGEKVIISTGSSARNALNMRDIPVDAAIIGIIDGMDEE
- a CDS encoding TIGR02536 family ethanolamine utilization protein, which translates into the protein MMNNLDENYIIELVKKELSRYLTDQGIEIKKELYFLGDDHEIKEQLSQKFNFSENAKTLIVSQLSLKNLYNISNAIYENEYEEKIIKFLLENKEIVIIKEGIEYSKYENIPLAVQKKYEEYLERIKSYGIKVENKDFYINSLTQKEEVYGKKLLDLNKLKELEAKGMKRIIVENSIVTSSAEEYAKEKNIEIIKRR
- a CDS encoding ethanolamine utilization protein; this encodes MVLSEDILKIKYRKEPFDVFEIEKGTLLTPSAKQFLNEKGIELVIKGEKPLVSTKNEEDNVETEEKIFYEKPKYVGKNGECYFEKPEHMTVVNGNVLISKNSKLIALRGKIETFLAEVLLTGKEVELTSNNDKLIRDIETVIKFVQNIMVAEKLDKILENQTFFDSKSIKDIKEIIENPKEYFKKGHLLEISLSSDLTIHKLNRLRFLARELEIQAIDYFVEDYKVSRKDLLEAFNILSDVIYIIILKVDNGEYR